A region of Thermoplasmata archaeon DNA encodes the following proteins:
- a CDS encoding tetratricopeptide repeat protein has product MKTERFPPAFVNRERELEIMKSAMERAREGKGSTILITGDVGVGKTRLAEKFVEICEDEGFVVLSSLCLGSNEPAYFPVLTVLENYAKKVREHTEEYVPLGLAGFQGLEVEERTPAGLAKERTRILEYLLRQFVEIARKQPVLFVIDDLHLADSATLAFFHYLARNVQSERIVVVATHVEEHASTDSIFAKTLRNMNIEKLYTLLRLENFGEKETVAVVEHFGFANSTEIGKYIYERTSGNPLFVIEFLEVIKEDRIQNIETIKRMGLPATVKNLIELRVSKLDERTRRVLVEIAILGKVCEYEVMKKFVDLSEGELLDAMDELMAQNFIIELGDGEEYKFVSSTVYDVVYGKLTSSRKRLMHQKAGKIIEELHASEEKYWGALARHYREAGNREKFIEYGIKAGRAAARRFANAEAIGLLNEVVEAIGNTPEEMNLKGEVYLDLAEVLELEGRYNDALEILERRIEVTLDRPAEIGKNHIKRAEIYICKGDYESALIEIEKGEKKLLEDSNAELEQAMAWSTKGLVYERKGEYRKAIESEVKASNVFERLKAEKENGKAIHRMGTCYWYLGDYEKALELLTVAQAIREKTKDLRGLASTYNNIGVICNDKGDYEKALAYHTKSLELREKIGDVWGIALSYNNIGVIYQDQGDYEEALAYHRKSLKLKEKIGDLWGTAMSYNNIGIIYQHMGENEKAMEYHLKSLEINEKIGDVWSAVFSSDYIGDCYFQQGEYGKALELYTKALQLASEIGDRSLVCQNLIRIGECRLISGDIKACEKHLDEAKEIVRTLGLKDIEGAFLRVLGKLLVVDGKGEEGIETLSKAVEIYESIGKLDVDYHKTLFELGKLRRDKALLERALAFFEKIGNRVWAERVREEMGKLQ; this is encoded by the coding sequence ATGAAAACAGAGAGATTTCCACCAGCATTTGTAAACAGAGAACGAGAACTGGAGATTATGAAGTCGGCGATGGAAAGGGCAAGAGAAGGAAAAGGGAGCACGATTTTGATCACTGGTGATGTCGGTGTCGGGAAAACAAGGCTTGCTGAAAAATTTGTTGAAATCTGCGAGGACGAAGGTTTTGTTGTGCTTTCATCCCTTTGTCTCGGTAGTAATGAACCAGCATACTTCCCTGTGCTCACAGTACTTGAGAATTATGCAAAAAAAGTTAGAGAGCATACAGAAGAGTATGTACCACTGGGACTTGCAGGCTTTCAGGGACTGGAAGTGGAAGAGAGGACGCCTGCTGGCCTTGCTAAAGAGAGAACAAGGATTCTTGAGTACTTGCTACGACAGTTTGTAGAAATAGCAAGGAAACAGCCAGTGCTTTTTGTGATAGATGATTTGCATCTTGCTGATTCTGCAACACTTGCATTCTTTCACTATCTTGCTAGAAATGTGCAAAGTGAAAGGATTGTAGTGGTAGCCACACATGTTGAGGAGCATGCCTCAACAGACAGCATATTTGCAAAGACATTAAGAAATATGAACATTGAGAAACTCTATACTCTTCTAAGGCTTGAGAATTTTGGTGAGAAGGAGACAGTTGCGGTAGTTGAGCACTTTGGCTTTGCGAATTCGACAGAGATTGGAAAATACATTTATGAAAGGACATCTGGCAACCCATTGTTTGTAATTGAATTTTTAGAGGTAATAAAGGAGGACAGAATCCAGAACATAGAAACTATCAAGAGAATGGGGTTGCCAGCAACCGTTAAGAATCTCATAGAGCTCAGGGTCTCAAAGCTGGATGAGAGAACAAGGCGTGTGCTGGTGGAGATAGCGATTCTGGGTAAAGTGTGCGAGTACGAAGTGATGAAAAAATTTGTGGATTTAAGTGAAGGAGAATTACTAGATGCAATGGATGAGCTGATGGCACAGAATTTCATCATTGAGCTTGGAGATGGGGAAGAGTATAAGTTTGTAAGCAGCACAGTTTACGATGTAGTATATGGAAAGCTCACAAGTTCTCGCAAAAGGTTGATGCATCAAAAGGCAGGGAAAATAATTGAGGAATTGCATGCCAGTGAAGAAAAATACTGGGGTGCACTTGCACGGCATTACAGAGAAGCTGGAAATCGTGAGAAGTTTATCGAGTATGGCATAAAAGCAGGCAGAGCTGCGGCTAGAAGATTTGCAAATGCAGAGGCAATTGGACTATTGAATGAAGTAGTTGAGGCGATTGGTAACACACCAGAAGAGATGAACCTAAAGGGAGAAGTGTACTTGGATTTAGCGGAAGTACTAGAATTGGAGGGCAGATATAATGATGCACTTGAGATACTTGAAAGAAGAATAGAGGTAACACTGGACAGGCCAGCAGAGATTGGAAAAAATCACATAAAAAGAGCAGAAATTTACATTTGCAAAGGGGATTATGAAAGCGCGTTGATTGAGATAGAAAAGGGAGAGAAAAAGTTGCTTGAGGATAGCAATGCAGAATTGGAGCAGGCAATGGCATGGAGCACAAAGGGCTTGGTGTATGAGCGAAAAGGAGAATACAGAAAAGCGATTGAGAGTGAGGTAAAGGCTTCTAATGTATTTGAAAGGTTGAAGGCTGAGAAAGAAAATGGAAAGGCAATTCATAGAATGGGAACATGCTACTGGTATCTTGGAGATTATGAAAAGGCTTTGGAATTATTAACTGTTGCGCAGGCAATCCGTGAGAAAACAAAAGATTTAAGGGGTTTGGCATCAACATACAATAACATCGGAGTAATCTGTAACGATAAAGGGGATTATGAAAAGGCACTGGCATACCACACAAAGAGCTTAGAATTAAGGGAGAAAATTGGCGATGTTTGGGGCATCGCTCTCTCATACAATAACATTGGCGTCATATACCAAGACCAAGGTGACTATGAAGAGGCACTGGCCTATCACAGAAAGAGCTTAAAATTGAAGGAGAAAATCGGGGATTTGTGGGGCACTGCCATGTCCTACAACAACATTGGAATTATCTATCAGCACATGGGTGAAAACGAAAAAGCAATGGAATATCATCTCAAAAGCTTAGAGATTAATGAAAAAATTGGCGATGTTTGGAGTGCTGTTTTTTCCTCAGATTACATTGGAGATTGTTATTTTCAGCAAGGAGAGTATGGGAAGGCATTAGAACTCTACACAAAAGCTCTCCAACTTGCTTCTGAGATTGGTGATAGATCACTGGTCTGTCAGAACTTGATTAGAATTGGTGAGTGCAGACTGATATCTGGGGACATTAAGGCATGTGAAAAACATCTAGATGAGGCAAAGGAAATAGTCAGGACGCTAGGATTGAAAGATATTGAAGGTGCGTTTCTTAGAGTGTTAGGTAAACTTTTGGTGGTTGATGGAAAGGGAGAGGAAGGGATAGAAACATTATCAAAAGCGGTTGAAATTTACGAAAGTATTGGTAAACTGGATGTGGATTACCACAAGACCTTATTTGAGCTTGGGAAGCTGAGGAGAGATAAAGCGTTGCTTGAGAGAGCACTGGCTTTCTTTGAGAAGATTGGGAACAGGGTGTGGGCAGAAAGAGTTAGGGAGGAAATGGGAAAGTTGCAGTGA